In Paenibacillus sp. G2S3, a single window of DNA contains:
- a CDS encoding FadR/GntR family transcriptional regulator: MFENGSFRPAQSTKLVDNVVNQIQQKISTGAILPGDKLPPEPELMQLFNVGRSTIREAIRVLVHAGLLEKKQGFGTYLKSSPIIQEPLTHRLLRAELIEVFEARKMIELEIARLAALRRDDTDLSNMRKHLDTRNMALKQNDRELYAKSDIQFHMAVAIASKNAVIIDLYRTFTHILSDAMSKLNRNYSSHDPQSDYHEQVYESIKNGDSDQAVQGTLKILNGTLSEL; this comes from the coding sequence ATGTTTGAAAATGGATCGTTCCGACCCGCTCAATCCACTAAGTTAGTTGACAATGTTGTTAATCAAATACAACAAAAAATTTCAACTGGAGCAATCTTACCAGGAGACAAATTGCCTCCAGAACCTGAATTAATGCAATTATTCAATGTAGGTCGATCAACGATAAGAGAAGCAATTCGTGTGTTAGTTCATGCTGGTCTATTGGAGAAAAAGCAGGGTTTTGGAACTTATTTAAAATCCAGCCCGATTATTCAAGAGCCACTTACCCATCGTTTACTTCGTGCAGAACTGATTGAGGTCTTCGAAGCCCGAAAAATGATTGAATTAGAAATCGCAAGATTAGCAGCTCTAAGGCGTGATGACACAGATTTATCCAACATGCGAAAACATTTAGATACAAGAAATATGGCTCTAAAGCAGAATGATCGTGAGCTCTATGCCAAATCAGATATACAATTCCACATGGCAGTAGCAATTGCAAGCAAAAACGCTGTGATCATTGATTTATATAGAACATTTACTCATATTTTGTCAGATGCAATGAGTAAATTAAACCGTAATTATAGTTCCCACGATCCTCAATCTGATTACCATGAACAAGTTTATGAATCTATTAAAAATGGGGATTCAGATCAAGCGGTACAAGGGACTCTGAAAATTTTAAATGGAACTCTTTCTGAGCTTTAA
- a CDS encoding ArsR family transcriptional regulator, whose protein sequence is MIKANGEAKFIALYEALASEVRWRIMSLIADNEMNVKEIAAKLELSPSIVTMHIRKLEQAGLTGSHRVRLNGGTHKMCFLKQKRVEIELPIAKQTPRIREQTISVGHYTSFDIHPTCGLGTQEKEIGVWDDPRYFLDPERVNAGILWFGRGYVEYKTPNYLLPDQTPEAIEISMEIASEAPGLRDHWPSDIEFFFNGVSLGIWTSPADFGRAARGIFTPDWWHRNVNQYGLLKTIRIDSSGTYIDEEKMSDITVSDIMLREQFWTIRFAVDEKAINVGGLTLYGAGFGNHDQDILIRVYLNS, encoded by the coding sequence ATGATTAAAGCGAACGGCGAAGCAAAATTCATAGCCTTGTATGAAGCGCTGGCAAGTGAAGTCAGATGGAGAATTATGAGCCTCATTGCTGATAATGAAATGAATGTGAAGGAGATCGCGGCTAAGCTAGAGCTTAGCCCCTCCATAGTCACCATGCATATCCGAAAGCTCGAACAAGCCGGACTAACCGGAAGTCACAGGGTACGTCTAAACGGAGGAACGCACAAAATGTGTTTCCTTAAACAAAAAAGGGTTGAAATTGAGCTTCCAATTGCTAAACAAACCCCTAGGATCAGAGAGCAGACAATTTCAGTCGGTCATTACACCTCGTTTGATATCCATCCTACTTGTGGGCTGGGTACGCAAGAAAAGGAAATTGGGGTGTGGGATGATCCTCGCTACTTTCTCGATCCCGAGCGGGTCAACGCCGGCATTTTGTGGTTCGGGAGAGGTTACGTCGAGTATAAAACGCCTAACTATCTGCTTCCTGATCAAACTCCCGAAGCTATTGAAATTTCAATGGAAATTGCTTCTGAAGCGCCAGGCTTGAGAGATCATTGGCCTTCAGATATTGAGTTCTTTTTTAACGGTGTATCGCTTGGAATCTGGACTAGTCCGGCAGACTTCGGAAGAGCTGCGCGAGGCATATTTACTCCGGATTGGTGGCATCGAAATGTAAATCAATATGGATTATTAAAGACGATCCGAATTGACTCTTCTGGAACATATATTGATGAAGAAAAAATGTCTGATATAACCGTCTCGGATATTATGCTACGGGAACAATTCTGGACCATTCGTTTCGCAGTTGACGAGAAGGCTATAAATGTTGGTGGATTGACACTCTATGGGGCTGGGTTTGGCAATCATGATCAGGATATTTTAATTCGTGTGTATCTAAATAGCTAA
- a CDS encoding discoidin domain-containing protein yields MKKIGAGFIFLLVMCAALSTTAFAKQPYSSYWFPEQLLKWSPESDPDAAFNRSTVPLQDHFVTDGVNSNATKAPKVMALSALNSGTSGVPSQGSDKFGANTFTYWQYVDKLVYWGGSAGEGIIVPPSADTIDAAHKNGVPIIGTVFFPPSVYGGKLEWVKQMLQQNSDGSFPAADKLIQVAKYYGFDGWFINQETEGGTPADAQQMKAFLSYLELHKSASMQIVWYDSMTKEGSISWQNALNDKNAMFLQENKKKITDSMFLNFWWKDLKSSAEKAKSLGRSPYDLYAGIDVEAKGYDTNVNWDLLFPDGKPAVTSLGIYRPDWAFNSAESMEDFFVRENQFWVGPNGNPGNTTSDQAWKGIANDVVESSSINELPFITNFNTGSGQKYYVRGKQVRDKGWNNRSLQDILPTWRWITDSKGTALTPALDWSDAYYGGSSLKVSGDLSHNNATHLKLYKTDLKIEASTKLAVTYKTLNKPSLKVGLAFADHPDEFVFLNVKDKTAPGWTTETLNLTPYKGKRIVAVSLYFDTKDTISNYSIQIGQLSIQNANDSIKPLPAVRELKVTQSDFRDGIYGDARLEWKPLDQQVKQYEIYRVLPDGSEVLLGATPNHVFYVPEMRRIDKETGTELKIVAINGRYEQGQSSSVKISWPAYPKPIAGFKADRTLVAPGESVNFTDMSTEVTEGWSWNFESGSPAISTSKNPMVTFNQEGVYSVTLTATNSSGQDTITNKELITVSKDAGAVKNLALGKTATADHACGDKEGAPNAVDGKVTDNSKWCALGNLPHWLQVDLGAEHQISNFIIKHAQSGGEWSGFNTSDYTIQVSSDGTNWTDVVNVQGNSAAESTDAIALVKARYVKLIILKPTQGADTAARIYEFEVHGL; encoded by the coding sequence ATGAAAAAGATTGGTGCAGGTTTTATATTCTTATTGGTGATGTGCGCAGCATTATCCACAACTGCGTTCGCTAAACAGCCTTATTCATCCTACTGGTTTCCAGAGCAATTGCTTAAGTGGAGTCCTGAATCCGATCCGGATGCGGCATTCAACCGGAGCACAGTTCCGCTTCAAGACCATTTTGTGACAGATGGAGTCAACTCCAATGCAACTAAAGCGCCGAAAGTTATGGCTTTATCAGCATTGAACTCGGGAACAAGTGGTGTGCCATCACAGGGTTCGGACAAATTTGGAGCTAACACGTTTACTTATTGGCAATATGTTGACAAGCTGGTTTATTGGGGCGGATCTGCCGGTGAAGGAATCATCGTACCACCAAGCGCTGATACAATTGACGCAGCTCATAAGAATGGCGTACCAATTATCGGAACGGTATTTTTCCCGCCAAGCGTGTATGGTGGGAAGTTAGAATGGGTGAAGCAGATGCTACAGCAGAACAGTGATGGCTCCTTTCCTGCTGCAGATAAGCTGATCCAGGTTGCGAAGTATTACGGATTTGACGGTTGGTTTATTAACCAGGAGACTGAAGGTGGAACACCAGCTGATGCACAGCAAATGAAAGCTTTTCTAAGTTATCTAGAATTGCACAAATCTGCATCTATGCAAATCGTATGGTACGACTCCATGACTAAGGAGGGCAGTATCAGTTGGCAAAATGCACTAAATGACAAGAATGCAATGTTCCTGCAGGAGAATAAAAAGAAAATCACAGATAGTATGTTCCTGAACTTTTGGTGGAAAGATCTGAAAAGCTCGGCGGAGAAAGCCAAAAGCTTGGGCAGAAGTCCATATGATCTGTATGCTGGCATCGATGTCGAAGCCAAGGGTTATGATACGAATGTGAACTGGGATCTGCTGTTCCCGGATGGGAAACCTGCCGTCACTTCCCTTGGTATTTATCGCCCGGACTGGGCTTTTAACAGCGCAGAGAGTATGGAGGATTTCTTCGTCCGTGAGAACCAATTCTGGGTGGGTCCAAATGGGAATCCGGGAAACACCACGAGCGATCAGGCTTGGAAAGGGATCGCGAACGATGTCGTCGAATCATCCTCTATAAATGAGTTGCCTTTCATTACCAACTTCAACACTGGAAGTGGACAGAAATATTATGTCCGAGGGAAGCAGGTGCGAGATAAGGGATGGAACAACCGGAGCCTACAGGATATTCTGCCAACATGGCGCTGGATCACAGATAGCAAAGGAACAGCACTTACTCCAGCGCTTGATTGGTCTGATGCGTATTATGGTGGCAGCTCATTGAAGGTATCAGGTGACTTGAGCCATAACAATGCGACACATCTGAAACTCTACAAGACAGACCTGAAAATCGAAGCAAGCACAAAGCTAGCAGTTACGTATAAAACCCTGAACAAGCCAAGCTTGAAGGTTGGTCTTGCTTTCGCAGACCATCCCGACGAATTTGTCTTCCTTAACGTGAAGGATAAGACAGCACCAGGCTGGACTACCGAAACTTTGAATTTGACCCCATACAAAGGGAAACGAATCGTAGCAGTGTCACTTTATTTTGATACCAAGGATACGATTAGTAATTATAGTATTCAAATTGGCCAACTCTCCATCCAAAATGCCAACGATTCGATTAAGCCGCTGCCGGCGGTTCGCGAACTGAAGGTTACTCAATCCGATTTCCGCGATGGAATTTATGGAGATGCTAGATTGGAGTGGAAACCACTTGACCAGCAGGTGAAGCAATACGAAATCTATCGTGTACTGCCAGATGGCAGTGAGGTATTATTGGGCGCAACGCCAAATCATGTGTTTTACGTTCCTGAGATGAGAAGAATAGACAAGGAAACTGGCACAGAATTAAAGATCGTTGCAATCAATGGAAGATACGAACAAGGTCAGTCCTCTAGCGTGAAGATCAGCTGGCCGGCTTATCCGAAACCAATTGCTGGGTTCAAGGCTGATCGAACCCTGGTGGCTCCAGGTGAGAGCGTAAACTTCACTGACATGTCGACCGAAGTGACAGAAGGATGGTCATGGAACTTCGAAAGCGGAAGCCCAGCCATCAGCACATCGAAGAACCCGATGGTAACGTTCAATCAGGAAGGTGTTTATAGCGTGACACTGACCGCAACCAACAGCTCAGGTCAAGACACAATTACTAATAAGGAACTCATCACAGTGAGCAAGGATGCTGGAGCGGTGAAGAATCTGGCACTTGGCAAAACTGCGACAGCCGATCATGCGTGTGGGGACAAGGAAGGAGCACCGAATGCCGTAGACGGAAAAGTTACGGATAACAGTAAATGGTGCGCACTTGGTAATCTACCTCATTGGCTACAAGTCGATCTCGGAGCCGAGCATCAAATCAGCAATTTTATTATCAAGCATGCTCAGAGCGGAGGAGAATGGTCGGGCTTTAATACCAGCGATTATACCATTCAGGTGAGTAGTGACGGAACGAACTGGACGGATGTCGTAAACGTGCAAGGAAACTCGGCAGCTGAGTCGACAGACGCGATTGCGTTAGTGAAAGCACGTTATGTGAAATTAATCATTCTTAAGCCCACGCAGGGAGCCGATACGGCAGCGCGAATCTATGAGTTTGAAGTCCATGGGTTGTAA
- a CDS encoding aminoglycoside phosphotransferase family protein, whose protein sequence is MTYEKPKLAISEIEKVLETHLGPGAAEITPLSGGNISNVFSFNHEGKGYVVKFSDLQGTYETEHYISNLLSAQNIPFPKCLALGRTSQLTYLIMERMEGRNLSDCTSEEQTLQLPEIIGILTRMAAADIGATNGYGWIGADGNGSYASWKDFVVAVNAEDQTGTFWENWHDLFHTSCLERDLYEEIYGRLMTYVPYNESNRSFIHGDFQQWNILSTGTRITGIIDGNCMYGDSLIDLAILDRHMPWSDVIKAYQNYQDKASIETPNFKERLIGAYYLKGLDGLRFYAKMGWNEAYQNTRQFLLNLKA, encoded by the coding sequence ATGACTTACGAGAAACCGAAATTGGCGATAAGTGAAATTGAAAAAGTATTGGAGACTCATCTCGGACCGGGTGCGGCTGAGATTACACCGCTGTCTGGTGGCAACATAAGCAATGTGTTTTCTTTCAACCACGAAGGAAAGGGATATGTTGTGAAATTCAGTGATCTACAAGGGACATATGAAACGGAACACTATATATCTAATTTGCTGTCAGCTCAAAACATCCCTTTTCCCAAATGTTTGGCGTTAGGGAGAACTAGCCAGTTAACCTATTTGATCATGGAACGAATGGAAGGACGCAACCTATCCGATTGCACTTCAGAGGAACAAACCCTTCAGTTGCCTGAAATTATCGGCATTTTGACAAGAATGGCTGCAGCGGATATTGGGGCAACTAACGGGTATGGGTGGATCGGTGCTGATGGCAACGGTTCCTATGCATCTTGGAAGGACTTCGTCGTTGCCGTAAATGCGGAGGATCAAACAGGGACATTCTGGGAAAACTGGCATGATCTCTTCCACACCTCTTGCTTGGAGAGAGACCTATACGAAGAAATATACGGTCGGTTGATGACCTACGTACCCTATAATGAATCGAACAGAAGCTTTATACACGGAGATTTTCAACAGTGGAATATTTTGTCCACTGGAACACGAATTACCGGCATCATTGATGGAAATTGCATGTACGGTGATTCTCTCATAGACCTTGCGATTCTCGATCGGCATATGCCGTGGAGTGATGTCATTAAGGCGTATCAAAACTATCAAGACAAAGCCAGCATAGAGACTCCTAATTTTAAGGAGCGGCTAATCGGTGCCTATTATTTGAAGGGACTCGACGGACTTCGATTCTACGCGAAGATGGGATGGAACGAAGCTTATCAGAATACACGACAGTTTCTTTTAAATCTGAAAGCTTAA
- the ppsA gene encoding phosphoenolpyruvate synthase produces MNSLVIGFQEVEDTQLLLVGGKGLNLGLLSSIEGIKVPEGFCVTSVGYQQAIEQNEIYQALLDQLSMLTVEDREQIGEISKKIRQLIMEVEIPSDVVTAVTHYLSQLGDEHAYAVRSSATAEDLPHASFAGQQDTYLNIIGQQAILQHISKCWASLFTDRAVIYRIQNGFDHRQVYLSVIVQKMVFPQASGILFTADPMTSNRKLLSINASFGLGEALVSGLVSADCYTVQEEEIVDKMIANKKLAIYGLKEGGTESRNIDLDQQKTQTLTEQQIIQLARIGREIEAYFGYPQDIEWCLDHDTFYIVQSRPITTLYPIPETNDQDNHVYVSVGHQQMMTDPMKPLGLSFYLLTTPAPMRTAGGRLFVDVTAKLSSPVSRTMVIDALGKSDPLIKDALMTIVAREDFIKSSPDVKNVPSPSKNNIGLSPADPQAQIEIDPAIVTDLIKISQTSIEELQRGIQTKTGAELFDFILEDLQELKKILFNPQSTKVFMTAMNASSWINEKMYEWLGEKNAADTLSQSVPNNITSEMGLALMDLADVIRPYPEVIEYLQHVQDDIFLDGLVKFDGGKETQDAFYDYLSKYGMRCTGEIDISRTRWSEKPTILVPMILSNIKNFKPNASHRKFEQGRQEALNKEQELLNRLKQLPDGEQKAKETKRMTDLIRNFIGYREYPKYGMISRYFVYKQYLLKEAEQLVQAGVIHEKEDIFYLSFEELHEVVRTNKLDNLIISNRKEDYKLYEKLTPPRVITSDGEIIVGKYKRGNLPAEAIVGLPVSSGVIEGRARVILNIEDAVLEDGDVLVTTFTDPSWTPLFVSIKGLVTEVGGLMTHGAVIAREYGLPAVVGVENATNLIKDGQRIRVHGTEGYIEIL; encoded by the coding sequence ATGAATTCTTTAGTTATCGGTTTTCAAGAAGTTGAAGATACTCAGCTTTTGCTCGTTGGAGGAAAAGGGTTAAATTTAGGGCTTTTATCAAGTATCGAAGGAATAAAAGTACCCGAAGGATTTTGTGTTACTTCAGTAGGATATCAACAAGCCATCGAACAGAACGAAATATATCAGGCCTTATTGGATCAACTATCCATGCTAACAGTAGAAGATAGAGAGCAAATTGGTGAAATTAGCAAGAAGATTCGCCAACTCATTATGGAAGTAGAAATACCTTCTGATGTTGTAACAGCAGTTACTCACTATCTCTCCCAGCTTGGTGACGAACATGCTTATGCTGTCCGTTCTAGTGCTACTGCAGAGGATTTACCGCATGCATCATTTGCTGGCCAACAAGACACCTATTTAAATATCATCGGCCAACAAGCAATCTTACAGCATATCAGTAAATGTTGGGCGTCTCTATTTACGGATCGTGCGGTAATCTACCGAATACAAAATGGTTTTGATCACAGACAAGTTTATTTATCTGTTATTGTTCAAAAGATGGTTTTTCCACAGGCTTCAGGAATTCTATTCACTGCTGATCCGATGACCTCTAACCGAAAGCTGCTATCCATTAATGCCAGTTTTGGACTTGGCGAAGCACTGGTCTCTGGCTTGGTATCTGCCGATTGTTATACAGTACAGGAAGAGGAAATCGTCGATAAGATGATAGCAAACAAAAAATTGGCTATCTATGGATTAAAAGAAGGTGGAACAGAGAGCCGGAACATCGATCTCGATCAGCAAAAGACTCAAACCCTTACAGAACAACAAATCATACAACTGGCACGCATAGGTAGAGAGATTGAGGCTTATTTCGGTTACCCCCAAGATATCGAATGGTGTTTGGATCATGATACATTTTATATTGTTCAGAGTCGGCCAATCACTACTTTATACCCGATCCCTGAAACGAATGATCAAGACAATCACGTTTACGTATCTGTCGGACATCAACAAATGATGACAGATCCCATGAAACCACTAGGGTTATCATTTTACCTGTTAACGACTCCTGCACCGATGCGAACAGCTGGCGGAAGATTGTTTGTTGATGTCACAGCAAAACTGTCCTCTCCTGTCAGCAGAACAATGGTGATAGATGCTTTAGGAAAATCAGATCCCCTCATCAAAGATGCACTCATGACCATCGTAGCGCGAGAAGATTTTATAAAATCTTCACCAGATGTTAAAAATGTACCGAGTCCTAGTAAAAACAATATAGGGTTATCGCCTGCAGATCCCCAAGCACAAATCGAAATCGATCCGGCAATCGTTACTGATTTAATTAAGATTAGTCAAACATCGATAGAAGAGTTACAACGAGGCATCCAAACGAAAACAGGAGCAGAATTATTTGATTTTATTCTCGAAGATCTCCAGGAATTAAAGAAGATCTTATTTAACCCACAAAGCACAAAGGTTTTTATGACTGCTATGAATGCTTCATCATGGATCAATGAAAAAATGTACGAGTGGTTAGGTGAAAAAAATGCAGCAGATACACTTTCTCAATCTGTACCAAACAACATTACTTCGGAAATGGGTCTGGCGTTAATGGATCTCGCAGATGTGATTCGTCCTTATCCAGAAGTAATCGAGTATTTACAACATGTTCAAGATGATATTTTTTTGGACGGACTGGTTAAGTTTGATGGTGGAAAAGAAACGCAAGACGCGTTCTATGATTATCTCAGCAAATACGGAATGCGTTGTACTGGAGAAATCGATATTTCGAGAACTCGTTGGAGTGAAAAGCCAACTATACTAGTTCCGATGATTCTCAGTAACATCAAAAACTTTAAACCTAATGCTAGCCATCGAAAGTTTGAACAAGGGCGACAGGAAGCTTTGAATAAAGAACAAGAATTATTAAATCGATTGAAGCAATTACCTGATGGAGAACAAAAAGCCAAAGAAACAAAACGAATGACTGACCTAATACGGAATTTCATCGGGTATCGGGAATATCCAAAATACGGCATGATTAGTCGTTACTTCGTCTATAAGCAATATTTACTGAAAGAAGCTGAACAATTAGTACAAGCGGGAGTTATCCATGAAAAAGAAGATATATTCTATCTCTCTTTTGAAGAACTTCATGAAGTCGTACGCACAAATAAACTAGATAACCTGATCATCAGCAACCGAAAAGAGGATTATAAACTATATGAAAAACTAACCCCACCACGTGTTATCACGTCTGATGGTGAAATCATTGTTGGAAAATACAAACGAGGGAACTTACCAGCTGAAGCCATTGTAGGTCTACCTGTTTCTTCCGGGGTTATAGAAGGTCGAGCACGAGTCATCTTAAATATTGAAGATGCTGTTCTTGAAGATGGAGATGTTCTAGTCACTACATTTACTGACCCAAGCTGGACGCCACTGTTCGTATCTATTAAAGGGCTAGTCACCGAAGTTGGTGGACTGATGACCCATGGAGCAGTTATCGCACGTGAATACGGCTTACCAGCAGTTGTAGGAGTGGAGAATGCTACCAATCTTATAAAAGATGGGCAACGGATTCGCGTGCATGGAACAGAAGGGTATATCGAAATATTATAA
- a CDS encoding glycoside hydrolase family 43 protein: MKFNNPVIKGFYPDPSVCKVNDTYYLICSSFQYFPGVPIFESKDLINWTQIGHCLTRKSQIQLDTVGSSGGVFAPTLRYNNGRFYMTTTNDTMRQNFYVWTENIYGEWSDPINVDQGGIDPDLYFEDGKTYFMSNGIDDYGVSGIVQCEIEIETGHKLTPSRTIWQGTGGRYLESPHLYKINEQYYLLAAEGGTEYGHMVTYARGGSPTGPFEAYTHNPVLTNRNLGGYELQGVGHGDLVQDHEGSWWLFHLGFRQTGQYLTYHHLGREVFLTPITFDKDGWFTAGHEGTTLISFETNRISDTVIQQEKKDFTFENTDWHLDWCYLRHPVTENYLLEADKVKLKGTEVTLDVPASPTFIGIRQRDFDAVIACEVSLTSGEAGITLYMDENHHYDLALHKHLEGYEIIERLNIGDIKSIESTKNIGQCNHASLVIKSTPTHYHFYIQADGTETLLGAAQTKYLSSEIAGGFTGVLIGLYATGQNQDSNAIFTNFSCNYS; encoded by the coding sequence ATGAAATTCAATAATCCGGTTATCAAAGGGTTTTATCCTGATCCGAGCGTTTGCAAAGTTAACGACACTTATTATTTGATCTGCAGTTCCTTTCAGTATTTTCCCGGCGTTCCGATTTTTGAAAGCAAAGATCTGATTAATTGGACACAAATCGGTCACTGCTTAACTCGAAAAAGCCAGATTCAACTAGATACTGTGGGCAGCTCTGGCGGTGTATTCGCTCCCACCCTGCGGTACAATAATGGACGATTCTACATGACGACCACAAATGATACTATGCGCCAGAACTTCTATGTGTGGACTGAAAATATTTATGGGGAATGGTCTGATCCGATTAATGTCGATCAAGGCGGAATTGATCCAGATTTGTATTTTGAAGACGGTAAAACATATTTCATGAGCAATGGAATAGACGATTATGGAGTTAGCGGTATCGTCCAATGTGAAATCGAAATTGAAACCGGGCACAAGCTGACGCCAAGCCGTACAATCTGGCAAGGAACAGGCGGGCGTTATTTGGAGAGTCCTCATTTATACAAAATAAATGAACAATATTATCTTCTAGCGGCAGAGGGTGGAACGGAATATGGTCATATGGTCACTTATGCAAGGGGGGGTTCTCCTACTGGTCCGTTTGAAGCCTATACACATAACCCCGTATTGACCAATCGGAATTTGGGCGGTTACGAGCTACAGGGAGTTGGCCACGGAGATTTGGTACAAGACCACGAAGGAAGTTGGTGGCTCTTTCATCTTGGATTCCGGCAGACTGGCCAGTATCTTACATATCATCACTTGGGACGCGAAGTTTTTCTAACTCCGATTACCTTTGACAAGGACGGATGGTTTACAGCGGGTCATGAAGGTACCACTCTTATAAGTTTCGAGACTAATCGCATCTCGGACACAGTCATTCAGCAGGAGAAAAAAGACTTTACGTTCGAGAATACGGATTGGCATCTGGACTGGTGTTACCTGCGACACCCAGTTACAGAAAATTATCTGTTAGAAGCGGATAAAGTAAAGCTTAAAGGAACTGAAGTTACCTTAGATGTCCCGGCCTCCCCGACATTTATTGGTATTCGTCAAAGAGACTTTGACGCGGTTATTGCTTGCGAAGTCAGCCTTACGAGCGGTGAAGCTGGAATTACGCTTTACATGGACGAAAATCATCATTATGATTTGGCCTTGCATAAACATTTAGAGGGTTACGAGATTATCGAACGGCTGAATATCGGAGATATCAAATCAATTGAATCAACAAAAAATATAGGCCAGTGCAACCATGCTTCATTAGTCATCAAAAGCACTCCAACTCATTATCACTTCTACATCCAGGCAGACGGTACTGAGACCTTACTTGGAGCTGCGCAAACCAAATATCTCTCCTCAGAAATAGCCGGAGGATTCACAGGTGTGCTAATTGGTCTGTACGCCACTGGACAAAACCAAGATTCTAATGCGATATTCACAAATTTTAGCTGCAATTATTCTTAA
- a CDS encoding VOC family protein produces MINKLGQIMLYVNNQEESKVFWTEKLGFEVILDETNGPMRFIELAPKGAATSIVLHNKELVAQMNPEMNLGTPSLMFFSDNFDQLNRDLKDKNVTVGEIVEIPGGRVFNFADSENNYFAVMEKGQ; encoded by the coding sequence ATGATTAATAAACTTGGTCAAATTATGTTATATGTGAATAACCAAGAGGAATCCAAAGTTTTCTGGACAGAAAAGCTAGGGTTTGAGGTGATTTTGGATGAAACCAATGGCCCAATGAGATTTATCGAGCTTGCTCCTAAAGGTGCAGCCACTAGCATTGTTCTTCATAATAAAGAGTTGGTTGCTCAAATGAATCCTGAAATGAATCTCGGAACACCTTCTTTAATGTTCTTTTCGGATAATTTTGATCAATTGAATCGTGATTTGAAGGACAAAAATGTCACAGTTGGTGAAATTGTAGAAATTCCCGGGGGAAGAGTTTTCAATTTCGCAGACAGTGAGAATAACTACTTTGCTGTAATGGAAAAAGGACAATAA
- a CDS encoding phosphotransferase gives MKNKLQAKRRDFLTYNEVVKISDAYLFPLISGLYELEGYEIHQVQAHDGGRNLVYTCEKESVDAKILRIAFLNDRSREDFLGEVEYVRYLFEHGGSVSDVVNSRKGNQLEEITHNNHTFFICLFNKAKGKMLVENNYQYREEAPITEYYYNCGKVLGKMHELSKGYTPVHRRQSFFDRFNAEYIDKLIPNSLSLLKEKLVMLLTTLEDLDRNNETFGMNHFDYNDGNYSIDFDTGQITVYDFDNSCFCWYLFDLAGLWTQGMGWTQFEPEAGQRKKFMDDYFEVALKGYRSETAIEQSMLDKLPLFIQVSLMENIVDAFEVMRNNGEEPSCDEELSYRIKCLEGDIPYMGFFDEIYSCEEPFEYEEREI, from the coding sequence ATGAAAAATAAACTGCAGGCTAAAAGGAGAGATTTTTTGACTTATAACGAGGTTGTTAAGATCAGTGATGCCTATTTATTTCCATTAATATCGGGGTTGTACGAGCTGGAAGGTTATGAAATCCATCAAGTTCAGGCACATGATGGAGGGCGTAATCTCGTTTATACTTGTGAGAAAGAAAGCGTCGACGCAAAAATACTCAGAATCGCTTTCTTAAATGACAGGAGTCGGGAAGATTTTTTAGGCGAAGTGGAGTATGTTAGGTATTTATTTGAACATGGTGGAAGTGTCTCGGATGTAGTCAACTCCCGAAAGGGGAATCAACTGGAAGAGATCACTCATAATAATCATACTTTTTTTATCTGCCTGTTTAATAAGGCTAAGGGAAAAATGCTGGTGGAAAATAATTATCAATACCGGGAAGAAGCTCCAATTACCGAATATTATTATAACTGTGGTAAGGTTCTAGGGAAAATGCACGAATTGTCCAAAGGATATACTCCTGTTCATCGGCGGCAAAGTTTTTTTGACAGATTCAATGCCGAATATATTGATAAATTGATACCTAACTCCTTGTCTCTACTTAAGGAGAAGCTGGTAATGCTTCTTACAACCTTAGAAGATTTGGACAGGAACAATGAGACCTTCGGTATGAACCATTTTGATTACAACGATGGGAATTATTCGATAGATTTTGATACTGGACAAATCACTGTATATGATTTCGATAATTCATGTTTCTGTTGGTATTTGTTTGATCTGGCAGGTCTCTGGACACAAGGAATGGGATGGACACAATTCGAACCAGAAGCTGGTCAACGTAAAAAGTTCATGGATGATTATTTTGAAGTAGCCCTCAAAGGATATAGATCTGAGACCGCGATCGAACAGTCGATGTTGGATAAATTGCCCTTATTTATCCAAGTGTCGCTCATGGAAAATATTGTAGATGCATTCGAAGTAATGCGGAACAATGGTGAAGAACCATCATGTGATGAGGAATTGTCATATCGTATAAAATGCTTGGAAGGCGACATCCCTTATATGGGATTTTTCGATGAAATTTACTCGTGTGAAGAACCCTTTGAGTATGAGGAACGAGAAATTTAG